A stretch of the Brevundimonas sp. MF30-B genome encodes the following:
- a CDS encoding manganese efflux pump MntP family protein has translation MTPGAIAILSLSMSTDAFAAAVGRGAAHRPTWPAAVRAGLVFGVIEAITPIIGWGLGMIAAGLVERIDHWIAFGLLAVVGAKMIHEGLKKTDEDAPPRRAGVWPLIATAVGTSIDAAAVGVGLAFIGVNIWIIALSIGVTTFVLTTVGMRIGAAVGVRFGKAAEIIGGVALIGIGTLILAEHTGLLSGGGVKL, from the coding sequence CGGACGCCTTCGCCGCCGCCGTCGGCCGTGGCGCGGCGCACCGCCCGACCTGGCCCGCGGCCGTGCGCGCGGGCCTGGTGTTCGGCGTGATCGAGGCCATCACCCCCATCATCGGCTGGGGCTTGGGCATGATCGCCGCCGGCCTGGTGGAGCGGATCGACCACTGGATCGCCTTCGGCCTGCTGGCGGTGGTCGGCGCCAAGATGATCCACGAGGGCCTGAAGAAGACCGACGAGGACGCCCCCCCGCGTCGCGCGGGCGTGTGGCCCCTGATCGCCACGGCCGTCGGCACCTCGATCGACGCCGCAGCCGTGGGCGTGGGCCTGGCCTTCATCGGCGTGAACATCTGGATCATCGCGCTCAGCATCGGCGTCACCACCTTCGTGCTGACCACGGTGGGCATGCGCATCGGCGCGGCCGTCGGCGTGCGGTTCGGCAAGGCGGCCGAGATCATCGGCGGCGTGGCCCTGATCGGCATCGGCACGCTCATCCTGGCGGAGCACACGGGCCTGCTGTCCGGCGGGGGCGTGAAGCTCTAG